The following are encoded in a window of Epilithonimonas zeae genomic DNA:
- a CDS encoding type IA DNA topoisomerase, which yields MKLCIAEKPSVARDIAKVLGATTPKSGYMEGNGYCVTWTFGHLCTLKEPQDYAPHFKSWDLIFLPIIPKNFGIKLIDNNGVEKQFNTIEKLVQECDEVINCGDAGQEGELIQRWVLQKAKCDKPMKRLWISSLTEDSIKEGFENLKPAEDYKNLYQAGNARAIGDWLLGINATRLFTKKFGGNKGVLSIGRVQTPTLAMLVQRQKEIDAFSQEEYWELKTKYRDVLFSASIDRLKTLDKAEKGLEYLKKNQFEIVSFEIKEGKEKNPRLFDLTGLQVEANKKYGYSAEHTLNYIQSLYEKKHTTYPRVDTTYLSENLYPKIGGILRSMTIYSELISPLLSQPIPKTKAVFDDTKVTDHHAIIPTEIPPSSNLTREEKLIYDLVARRFIAVFYPECKISNTLVEGQVGTIPFKASGKQILESGWRAVYAKDKKEEKDEKDKDEEQTIPEFVAGEKGEHEPLIHQGKTSPPKPYTEATLLRAMETAGKQVEDEELREMLKNNGIGRPSTRANIIETLFRRKYIERKKKNLVATSIGIDLIDIIEDEVLKSPELTGEWESKLRKIEKGEYEANQFKEELIEMVTDLTQKVIRGKGKVINFEEEKPAPKEKIPRVKTEIVWTETQCPKCKSNNLMKGKTAVGCSDYKGCGFKVPFEIFGKKLSEKQLQDLILKSKTSKLKGFTGEQEEGVLIMNEDFSISIK from the coding sequence ATGAAACTTTGTATAGCCGAAAAACCCAGCGTTGCCCGTGATATTGCCAAAGTTTTGGGTGCTACAACGCCCAAAAGCGGATATATGGAGGGAAATGGCTATTGCGTCACTTGGACTTTCGGTCATCTTTGCACTTTGAAAGAACCGCAGGATTATGCACCACATTTCAAATCCTGGGATTTGATTTTCTTACCAATTATTCCTAAAAACTTCGGAATCAAATTGATTGATAACAATGGGGTTGAAAAACAATTTAATACGATAGAAAAACTGGTTCAGGAATGTGATGAGGTCATCAATTGTGGGGATGCCGGGCAAGAAGGAGAACTCATTCAACGCTGGGTTTTGCAGAAAGCAAAATGTGACAAACCGATGAAACGTTTATGGATTTCGTCCTTGACAGAAGATTCAATAAAAGAAGGTTTTGAAAACTTGAAACCTGCCGAAGATTATAAAAATCTATATCAAGCAGGAAATGCAAGAGCAATTGGAGATTGGCTTTTAGGAATCAACGCAACAAGATTATTCACGAAAAAATTCGGTGGAAACAAAGGTGTTTTATCGATTGGACGTGTTCAGACACCAACTTTGGCAATGCTTGTTCAGCGTCAAAAAGAAATCGATGCATTTTCTCAGGAAGAATATTGGGAACTCAAAACCAAATATCGTGATGTGCTTTTCAGTGCGTCAATTGACCGATTGAAAACTTTAGATAAAGCAGAAAAAGGCTTAGAATATCTCAAGAAAAATCAATTTGAGATTGTCTCTTTCGAAATCAAAGAAGGAAAAGAAAAGAATCCGAGATTGTTTGATTTGACGGGACTTCAGGTGGAGGCTAATAAAAAATATGGTTATTCTGCTGAACATACACTTAATTATATTCAAAGTCTTTACGAGAAAAAGCACACAACTTATCCGAGAGTTGATACGACCTATTTATCAGAAAACCTTTATCCAAAAATTGGTGGAATTCTGAGAAGTATGACAATTTATTCAGAGTTAATTTCGCCCTTGCTTTCTCAACCAATTCCGAAAACTAAAGCCGTTTTTGATGATACAAAGGTAACTGACCACCACGCGATTATTCCAACAGAAATTCCGCCTTCATCTAATTTGACAAGAGAGGAGAAGCTGATTTATGATTTGGTAGCAAGACGATTCATCGCAGTTTTTTATCCTGAATGTAAAATCTCGAATACTTTGGTAGAAGGACAAGTTGGAACAATTCCTTTCAAAGCTTCAGGAAAACAAATCCTTGAATCTGGTTGGCGAGCGGTTTATGCTAAAGATAAAAAAGAGGAGAAGGACGAAAAAGATAAAGATGAGGAACAAACCATTCCAGAATTTGTTGCTGGAGAAAAAGGAGAGCACGAACCTTTGATTCATCAAGGAAAAACTTCACCTCCAAAACCATACACAGAAGCTACTTTGCTAAGAGCAATGGAAACTGCAGGAAAACAAGTGGAAGATGAGGAACTACGAGAAATGTTGAAAAATAACGGAATCGGAAGACCATCAACCCGAGCCAATATCATCGAAACTTTGTTCCGAAGAAAATATATCGAACGTAAAAAGAAAAACCTTGTTGCAACGTCGATTGGTATTGATTTGATTGACATCATCGAAGACGAAGTTCTTAAAAGTCCTGAACTCACAGGAGAATGGGAGTCAAAACTGAGAAAAATAGAAAAAGGAGAATATGAGGCAAATCAGTTCAAAGAAGAATTGATAGAAATGGTTACTGATTTGACTCAGAAAGTGATTAGAGGAAAAGGAAAAGTTATTAATTTCGAAGAAGAAAAACCGGCTCCTAAAGAAAAGATACCAAGAGTAAAAACTGAAATCGTCTGGACAGAAACCCAATGTCCAAAATGTAAATCTAATAACCTGATGAAAGGCAAAACCGCCGTTGGCTGTTCCGATTATAAAGGTTGTGGTTTCAAAGTTCCATTCGAGATATTTGGAAAAAAATTATCAGAAAAACAACTTCAGGATTTGATTCTGAAAAGCAAAACGTCTAAACTAAAAGGCTTTACAGGAGAACAAGAAGAAGGCGTTTTGATTATGAACGAAGATTTTTCAATCAGTATAAAATAA
- a CDS encoding TolC family protein: MKKLLFILLTNLLPAQQSWTLKQSLDYVSANHPLVRQSVVNIQKNERQISAAKGMLLPSVDAGVNHNYNFGNGINQQNNQREAINTQTDNLYAQANWELMNWRNYLNISLSKINKESATFKMKQAQNEVKMNVIQMFFTYQNSKSWLDVLETQLSGIEDQIKRTEKEVEIGNRPKSDIYDIKANLGTMQEQWVSAKNQRDLSKINLLNALAITKDTLDFTMTEENLASSNFNDANFIQNLLEKNPAYQTTLAEIKVQQKSVEVAKSGYLPTLNGSYTWSSFYNKVLGQPAPANFSDQIKTNKNQQLSFGLNIPIFNKLQVKNNVEIAKLNVINSNYDKDIVINDLTKSINSIKAQFLNAQEKYNLLEANFENQKLSFQKSEEKYKEGLMDAYTFFVVRNNWLQANYNLINSKNDVVQQTELLKVFEAGL, from the coding sequence ATGAAAAAATTACTCTTCATATTACTAACCAATCTTCTTCCCGCTCAGCAGAGTTGGACACTTAAACAATCTCTGGATTATGTCTCCGCCAATCATCCATTGGTAAGGCAATCTGTGGTTAATATTCAGAAAAATGAAAGACAGATTTCTGCCGCAAAAGGAATGCTGCTGCCATCTGTGGATGCTGGAGTCAATCACAACTATAATTTCGGAAACGGAATCAATCAGCAGAATAATCAGCGTGAAGCAATCAATACCCAAACCGATAATCTCTATGCACAAGCCAATTGGGAACTGATGAACTGGCGGAATTACCTCAATATTTCTTTGTCCAAAATCAATAAGGAAAGCGCGACTTTCAAAATGAAACAAGCTCAGAACGAGGTTAAAATGAATGTCATCCAGATGTTTTTCACTTACCAGAACAGTAAAAGTTGGCTCGACGTCTTGGAAACGCAGCTTTCTGGGATTGAAGACCAGATCAAACGTACCGAGAAAGAAGTTGAAATTGGGAATCGTCCGAAAAGTGACATTTACGATATTAAAGCAAACCTTGGAACAATGCAGGAACAATGGGTTTCTGCGAAGAATCAGAGAGACCTTTCTAAAATTAATTTATTAAATGCTTTGGCCATTACAAAAGATACACTGGATTTTACAATGACCGAAGAAAATCTGGCAAGTTCAAATTTCAATGATGCTAATTTCATTCAAAATCTTTTGGAAAAAAATCCGGCATATCAAACAACCTTGGCAGAAATTAAAGTCCAGCAGAAAAGTGTTGAAGTCGCAAAATCCGGCTATTTACCAACCCTGAACGGTTCTTACACTTGGTCAAGTTTTTATAACAAAGTCTTGGGACAGCCGGCTCCGGCCAATTTTTCAGACCAAATCAAAACGAACAAAAATCAGCAATTAAGTTTTGGACTCAATATTCCGATTTTCAACAAACTGCAGGTTAAAAACAATGTCGAAATAGCCAAACTGAATGTCATCAATTCCAATTATGATAAAGATATTGTCATTAATGATTTGACAAAAAGCATCAATTCCATCAAAGCACAATTTCTTAATGCTCAGGAAAAGTACAATCTTCTAGAAGCCAATTTCGAAAACCAAAAATTATCATTCCAAAAATCCGAGGAAAAATACAAAGAAGGATTAATGGATGCCTACACTTTTTTTGTGGTCAGAAACAACTGGCTTCAAGCGAATTATAATTTGATTAACAGCAAAAATGATGTTGTCCAGCAGACAGAACTGCTCAAAGTTTTTGAAGCTGGCTTATAA
- a CDS encoding GLPGLI family protein: protein MEKLIILIFTLIINLFSAQTNRFIYEMEMKLLDKPMKMNMVLDIDKDYTKFYDYDFLKNDSISKKTGENWQTNTQSDQLILRRTNSNENRAFHDNMFDYFIIDSKDEMKWKIEKETKKNAEYSLQKATTDFGGRKWTAWFCSAIPFHEGPYKFRGLPGLIFELHDDKGDYNYTLSKSINLPETFVTTNFLETHYGNQPVKVNLKQFQKVKLDYYSDPVAEMRNNLKTGGTVIIGGEKIKSQEQLDQKRKFIQESIKNYYNPIELDKAIPYPKN, encoded by the coding sequence ATGGAAAAACTAATCATCTTAATATTTACATTAATTATCAATCTTTTTTCTGCGCAAACCAACAGATTCATTTACGAAATGGAAATGAAACTCTTGGATAAACCAATGAAAATGAATATGGTTCTGGACATTGATAAAGATTATACCAAATTCTACGATTACGATTTTCTGAAAAATGATTCTATCAGCAAAAAAACCGGGGAAAATTGGCAGACCAATACGCAATCTGACCAATTGATTCTGAGAAGAACTAATTCTAACGAGAACAGAGCGTTTCACGACAATATGTTTGATTATTTTATTATTGATTCTAAAGACGAAATGAAATGGAAAATCGAAAAAGAAACCAAAAAAAACGCTGAATATTCTTTACAAAAGGCGACTACAGATTTTGGTGGGAGAAAATGGACAGCTTGGTTTTGTTCCGCAATTCCTTTTCACGAAGGACCTTACAAATTCCGAGGTTTACCAGGATTGATTTTCGAATTGCACGATGATAAAGGTGATTACAATTACACATTGTCAAAAAGCATCAATCTTCCGGAGACTTTCGTGACCACTAATTTTCTGGAAACCCATTATGGGAATCAGCCTGTGAAAGTCAATTTGAAACAATTCCAAAAAGTAAAGCTCGATTATTACAGTGATCCGGTTGCTGAGATGAGAAATAATCTGAAAACTGGCGGAACAGTGATTATTGGAGGAGAAAAAATCAAAAGTCAAGAACAGCTTGACCAGAAAAGAAAGTTCATTCAGGAAAGTATCAAAAATTATTATAATCCGATAGAATTGGACAAAGCGATTCCTTATCCTAAAAATTAA
- a CDS encoding ABC transporter permease, with protein MLKNWLKIAFINYRKNWLSTVINILGLSVGLCVFLLIYIHWQDEKSYEQWVPNKENIYFVENGNASFGIMSSSSYPEIFVSKEKFSEIEDGLVYNEWGKQKLTVGGNSAYVSGSVSIDSFFKFFPFEKVAGNYQNALSDNGKIALSEKTAKTLFGDDYQDAIGKSVKTDSDDKIYVVSAIYKLPENNTVFKPDFIHRNPYMEESKDQWTNYNYNGFLRLKPGTDIKTLEQKLSKQMQEQDEISSKKWGYALDKKNPAMVYLTPLSKMKLDSRSSGINKGDKKSIMILLGLSVLILALSGINLINLKTAQASQRAKEVGVRKVVGSTKSSLVLQFLMETFLICLVAYMVAFAMVELFLPSYNQFLDKEIKLNDPRLFLYTGLLLILFSLISGLIPALYLSNFKPINTLKGNFARSRQGVWLRNSILTLQLIISSFFIICSLIIHTQVSYMMNKDLGFQGDQAIQIYFKKTNWENGFNFKKYQRLKAEMARIPGVTDVTGSVNSLGSGTANGSVVKLATDTTKTVQTMLGGIDENFLKFYKIKFLSGRDLNWKKASDTINGAVVNETFAGKLGYNPKTALGKEFFTGWDGKKKYQILGVVKDVNYSGVNQPVEPIVYFNYDRNWVKNNMSNLQIKISGNDIKGTLENIKEFWTTKAEPGYPYDYEFVDKQFAKTFEKFQKQQTLFTTLNIVVLVIALLGLFALSSLLIEQKLKDVAIKKTLGADEKTIVWDLTKRFLLICVIAVLISMPFGYYAMNEWLKDFAYRIDMPVWPYVLSLFLLLILTFVVVSFKAYRATKINLVKYLKYE; from the coding sequence ATGTTAAAGAACTGGCTCAAAATAGCATTCATCAACTATAGAAAAAACTGGCTTTCCACGGTTATCAATATCTTGGGATTGAGTGTTGGGCTGTGTGTTTTTCTGTTGATATATATCCATTGGCAGGACGAAAAGTCCTATGAACAATGGGTTCCGAACAAGGAAAATATTTACTTCGTGGAAAATGGCAACGCTTCTTTTGGGATTATGTCGAGTTCCAGTTATCCGGAAATATTTGTTTCGAAAGAAAAATTCTCCGAGATTGAAGATGGTTTGGTTTACAATGAATGGGGCAAGCAGAAACTGACTGTTGGCGGTAATTCCGCCTATGTTTCAGGTTCCGTTTCGATAGATTCATTTTTCAAGTTTTTTCCCTTCGAAAAAGTCGCAGGGAATTATCAAAATGCTTTGTCAGATAACGGAAAAATAGCTTTATCAGAAAAAACTGCTAAAACATTATTCGGTGACGATTACCAGGATGCCATAGGAAAATCAGTAAAAACTGATTCTGATGATAAAATATATGTGGTCAGCGCTATTTATAAACTTCCGGAAAACAATACGGTTTTCAAACCAGATTTCATTCATAGAAATCCTTATATGGAGGAGTCCAAAGACCAATGGACGAACTATAACTATAATGGATTTTTGAGGCTGAAACCTGGGACAGACATCAAGACACTGGAGCAAAAACTGTCTAAACAGATGCAGGAACAGGACGAGATTTCTTCCAAAAAATGGGGCTATGCTTTAGATAAGAAAAATCCGGCGATGGTCTATCTGACGCCATTGAGCAAGATGAAACTGGATTCCAGAAGCAGTGGCATCAACAAAGGGGACAAAAAATCGATTATGATTTTGCTGGGATTATCTGTTTTGATTTTAGCATTGTCGGGCATCAATTTGATTAATCTGAAAACGGCTCAGGCATCACAGCGAGCGAAAGAAGTTGGCGTGAGAAAAGTGGTGGGAAGTACCAAATCTAGTTTGGTTTTGCAGTTTTTGATGGAGACTTTTCTGATTTGCCTGGTGGCTTATATGGTTGCTTTCGCAATGGTCGAATTATTTTTACCGTCTTACAACCAGTTTCTGGACAAAGAAATTAAGTTAAACGACCCAAGATTATTCCTCTATACAGGATTATTATTGATTTTATTTTCATTGATTTCGGGGTTGATACCGGCACTTTATCTGTCGAATTTCAAACCCATCAATACTTTGAAAGGCAATTTCGCAAGAAGCAGGCAAGGCGTTTGGTTACGAAATTCTATCTTGACTTTACAATTGATTATCTCTTCATTCTTCATCATATGTTCATTGATTATCCATACGCAGGTCAGCTATATGATGAACAAGGATTTGGGTTTCCAGGGTGATCAGGCGATTCAGATTTATTTCAAAAAGACGAATTGGGAAAATGGATTTAATTTCAAAAAATACCAAAGACTAAAAGCTGAGATGGCAAGAATCCCGGGTGTGACGGATGTTACGGGCTCTGTCAATTCCTTGGGAAGCGGTACGGCCAATGGCTCAGTCGTCAAATTAGCCACTGACACCACCAAAACGGTACAAACGATGTTAGGTGGAATCGACGAGAATTTTTTAAAATTCTACAAAATCAAATTTCTCTCCGGACGTGACCTGAACTGGAAAAAAGCTTCTGACACCATCAACGGTGCGGTGGTGAATGAAACTTTTGCAGGGAAACTGGGCTACAATCCGAAAACAGCTTTGGGAAAAGAATTTTTCACTGGATGGGATGGTAAGAAAAAGTATCAAATTCTGGGAGTGGTAAAAGATGTCAACTATAGTGGAGTGAATCAGCCTGTGGAACCGATTGTTTACTTCAACTACGACAGAAATTGGGTGAAAAATAATATGAGCAACCTGCAAATCAAAATTTCAGGAAATGATATCAAAGGCACTTTGGAAAACATTAAGGAATTCTGGACCACCAAAGCAGAGCCAGGCTATCCTTACGATTATGAATTCGTGGATAAACAATTCGCCAAAACATTTGAGAAGTTTCAGAAACAGCAGACTTTATTTACAACTTTAAATATCGTGGTTTTGGTCATTGCATTATTGGGATTATTCGCTTTGTCATCATTATTAATAGAACAAAAACTCAAAGACGTTGCCATCAAAAAAACCTTAGGCGCAGACGAAAAAACGATTGTCTGGGATTTGACCAAAAGATTTTTACTGATTTGTGTAATTGCGGTTTTAATCAGTATGCCTTTCGGATATTATGCAATGAATGAATGGCTCAAAGATTTTGCTTATAGAATCGATATGCCAGTTTGGCCTTACGTTCTGAGCTTGTTTTTATTATTGATTTTAACATTCGTGGTTGTGAGTTTCAAAGCTTACCGCGCTACAAAAATCAATCTTGTCAAATATCTGAAATACGAATAA
- a CDS encoding ABC transporter permease translates to MLQNWLKIAFINYKKNWLSTIINLFGLTIGLTGFMLILMHWNDEESFERWNPKKENIYAFQTHNKAENTYGNNISYPMAELAVKVIPEVKDYVLFNGSGMGYKMTTKTKTVYQGEGMSASESFFNFFPFKLVSGSYKDALKGDKVMALSTKAAKNLFGKTNVAGETVKINNKSFVVTAVYELPEANSQIKPDFIITPFEQMKGDKDQWGNFNYGCFFLLKPGTDVEALQQKFYDKIFLYRAKISAQGAGVTPEKYLELYGPTGSLFTPIDAIKLHAKASWFGVGDFKTMMILFTLSVLIVILSAINFINLKTAQASQRAKEIGVRKAIGSTKSNLVLQFLLETFLICLASYLLSLALTELLLPSFNKFYDKQIVMNDWHIYFYSFAMVMAVTFISGLIPATYLANFKAIETLKGNFARSKHGIWLRNGILTLQLIISSFFIIGGLIVNNQVKYMMNKDLGFSGKQVFLINFSENDAKPWLKYERIKNEMRKIEGVADVSYGEAVPGSGRFSNSNMDYMDKSIFAQHGSMDYNYLQFMDVKLKKGRWLNPNLASDTIANVMVNEAFVNKFGWTDDQALKNEVRPGFDNKPYHIVGIVKDFNILNPRRAVDPIIFFHYRETDWKRYNVYNIQLKIKPDDIDGTVKRIKAYWQKNVEPGYPFDSYFIDKKFAESFVKYQKQQTLFTILNAMVLMVALLGLFALSSLMIEQKLKDVAIRKTLGASDGTLVFGLTKQFLWITLTAVLISMPISYYLMNEWLKDFDYRIDMPVFPFILSLISLLILTFAVVSIKAYQATKVNLVKYLKYE, encoded by the coding sequence ATGTTACAAAACTGGCTCAAAATTGCCTTCATCAATTATAAAAAAAACTGGTTGTCTACCATCATTAATTTATTTGGATTAACGATTGGATTGACAGGGTTTATGCTCATTCTGATGCATTGGAACGATGAAGAATCCTTCGAAAGATGGAATCCAAAGAAAGAAAACATCTACGCATTCCAAACGCACAATAAAGCTGAAAATACTTACGGGAACAATATTTCTTATCCGATGGCAGAACTTGCTGTGAAGGTGATTCCCGAGGTTAAGGATTATGTTTTGTTTAACGGTTCAGGAATGGGTTATAAAATGACTACGAAAACAAAAACCGTTTATCAGGGCGAAGGAATGTCGGCTTCTGAAAGTTTTTTCAATTTCTTCCCGTTCAAATTGGTTTCTGGAAGTTATAAAGATGCTTTGAAAGGCGATAAAGTAATGGCACTCTCTACAAAAGCGGCCAAAAATCTCTTCGGGAAAACCAATGTGGCAGGAGAGACTGTAAAAATCAATAATAAAAGTTTTGTTGTAACCGCAGTTTATGAGCTGCCGGAAGCGAATAGCCAGATAAAACCGGATTTTATCATTACACCTTTCGAACAGATGAAAGGTGATAAAGACCAATGGGGAAACTTCAATTACGGATGTTTCTTTTTGCTAAAACCCGGAACAGATGTCGAAGCTTTACAACAGAAATTCTACGACAAAATTTTCCTATACAGAGCAAAAATCAGTGCGCAAGGCGCAGGTGTAACTCCTGAAAAATATTTGGAATTGTACGGACCGACAGGAAGTTTGTTTACACCAATTGATGCGATAAAACTGCACGCCAAAGCCTCTTGGTTCGGTGTTGGAGATTTTAAAACGATGATGATTCTGTTCACGCTTTCTGTTTTGATTGTGATTCTATCAGCCATTAATTTCATTAACCTGAAAACTGCTCAAGCTTCGCAAAGAGCTAAGGAAATTGGGGTCAGAAAAGCGATTGGAAGTACAAAATCCAACCTGGTTCTTCAGTTTTTATTAGAAACTTTTTTGATTTGTTTAGCATCTTATCTATTGTCTCTTGCCTTGACTGAGCTTCTCTTACCAAGTTTCAATAAGTTTTATGACAAACAAATTGTGATGAATGACTGGCATATTTACTTTTATTCATTTGCGATGGTTATGGCGGTGACATTCATTTCAGGTTTGATTCCCGCAACTTATCTGGCCAACTTCAAAGCCATTGAAACTTTGAAAGGAAACTTTGCGAGAAGTAAACACGGGATTTGGCTGAGAAACGGAATTTTGACTTTGCAACTCATTATTTCTTCTTTCTTCATCATCGGAGGATTGATTGTGAACAATCAAGTAAAATATATGATGAACAAAGACCTCGGCTTCAGTGGAAAGCAGGTTTTCTTAATCAACTTTAGTGAGAATGATGCAAAACCTTGGCTAAAATATGAGCGCATCAAAAACGAAATGAGAAAAATCGAAGGTGTAGCGGATGTTTCTTATGGAGAAGCGGTTCCTGGAAGCGGGAGATTCAGCAATTCCAATATGGATTATATGGACAAAAGCATCTTCGCTCAGCACGGCTCTATGGATTATAATTACCTCCAGTTTATGGATGTGAAACTGAAAAAAGGACGCTGGCTGAACCCCAATCTTGCTTCTGATACCATCGCCAATGTTATGGTTAATGAGGCATTTGTAAACAAATTCGGTTGGACAGATGACCAGGCCTTGAAGAATGAAGTTCGTCCCGGTTTTGACAATAAACCTTATCACATTGTAGGAATTGTAAAGGATTTCAATATTCTCAACCCAAGAAGAGCAGTTGATCCCATCATCTTTTTCCATTACAGAGAAACAGACTGGAAACGATACAATGTCTATAATATCCAGTTGAAAATCAAGCCTGACGATATCGATGGAACGGTGAAAAGAATAAAAGCTTACTGGCAGAAGAATGTAGAGCCGGGCTATCCTTTCGATTCTTATTTTATTGATAAAAAATTTGCTGAGAGTTTTGTAAAATATCAGAAACAACAGACACTTTTCACCATCCTGAATGCAATGGTTTTGATGGTAGCCTTGTTAGGATTATTCGCTTTGTCATCATTAATGATTGAGCAGAAGCTGAAAGATGTGGCGATCAGAAAAACGCTTGGAGCGTCTGACGGAACATTGGTTTTTGGATTGACGAAACAATTCCTTTGGATTACTTTGACGGCGGTTCTCATTAGTATGCCTATCAGTTATTATCTGATGAATGAGTGGCTGAAGGATTTCGATTACCGAATTGATATGCCGGTTTTCCCATTCATCCTAAGTTTGATTTCATTATTGATTTTGACCTTTGCAGTGGTGAGTATCAAAGCTTACCAGGCTACGAAAGTGAATCTTGTGAAATATCTGAAATACGAATAA
- a CDS encoding ABC transporter ATP-binding protein, whose translation MINIQNLSKVYKTEDVQTNALNNVSLQIKEGEFVAIMGPSGCGKSTFLNILGLLDSASSGSYQFESVETIGTSEKKKSDIRKKNIGFIFQNFNLIDELTVYENIELPLIYNGVSSSERKRRVEEIMEKINIAHRAKHYPQQLSGGQQQRAAVARALVTRPKLILADEPTGNLDSSNGNEVMNLLAELHREGSTIAMVTHSSYDAGYASRIVNMKDGEIFSEEHSSQRKDVFEKADSKNFE comes from the coding sequence ATGATAAACATTCAAAACCTTTCAAAAGTCTATAAAACAGAAGATGTTCAAACCAATGCGCTTAATAATGTAAGCCTGCAAATCAAAGAAGGCGAATTCGTTGCGATAATGGGACCTTCTGGTTGTGGAAAATCCACTTTTCTTAATATTTTGGGACTTTTGGATAGTGCTTCTTCCGGTTCTTATCAATTTGAATCCGTAGAAACCATTGGGACTTCCGAGAAGAAAAAATCGGACATCAGAAAGAAAAATATCGGTTTCATTTTTCAGAATTTTAATTTGATTGATGAACTAACGGTTTACGAAAACATCGAATTGCCTTTGATCTATAACGGTGTTTCTTCCTCAGAAAGAAAAAGAAGAGTGGAAGAGATTATGGAAAAAATCAACATCGCACACAGAGCGAAACATTATCCACAGCAGCTTTCCGGTGGTCAGCAGCAAAGAGCAGCGGTTGCAAGAGCGTTGGTGACAAGACCAAAACTAATCCTCGCCGATGAGCCAACCGGAAATCTAGACAGTTCCAACGGGAATGAAGTGATGAATCTCCTTGCAGAACTTCACAGAGAAGGTTCTACGATTGCAATGGTAACGCACTCTTCCTATGACGCCGGTTACGCTTCCAGAATTGTGAATATGAAAGACGGTGAGATTTTCAGTGAAGAACACTCTTCCCAGAGAAAGGATGTTTTCGAAAAAGCGGATTCTAAAAACTTCGAATAA
- a CDS encoding pepsin/retropepsin-like aspartic protease family protein, which translates to MQNRLLFLITVIIGLFVKGQSIDFKWEKDSINGKLVDKIAMSVPFTIENKTYRFQFDLGANMTLIYEKCFEKTELIKNKKVDEAMEAAGHKVFTVDHQNFSVGKLKIENYKLNGLLNFEQEEACGVVGADLFQNKYLIIDFPNQKITVSEQLKTTKKIDFVDIKIINKKPILPLEIDGKVYHFQYDTGASIFPMVSYKKNFQNLIDSSKIIENFNIRNFNNPLVVKAIETNKNVIIGKSAFSTKEFWFTDEDYFSFEQQGLDGVMGNVFFLDKTIVIDFKNKKFGIII; encoded by the coding sequence ATGCAAAATCGATTATTGTTTTTAATCACAGTCATTATAGGTCTTTTTGTTAAAGGGCAAAGTATTGATTTTAAATGGGAAAAAGATTCTATTAATGGGAAATTAGTTGATAAAATCGCAATGAGCGTGCCTTTCACTATCGAAAACAAAACGTATCGGTTTCAATTTGATTTAGGTGCTAATATGACTTTAATCTATGAAAAATGTTTTGAAAAAACAGAGCTTATTAAGAATAAGAAAGTAGATGAAGCAATGGAAGCAGCTGGACACAAAGTTTTCACTGTTGATCATCAGAATTTCAGTGTTGGAAAATTAAAAATTGAGAATTATAAACTTAACGGGCTTTTGAACTTCGAACAGGAGGAAGCTTGCGGTGTTGTAGGAGCAGATTTGTTTCAAAATAAATATCTGATTATTGATTTTCCTAACCAAAAAATAACTGTAAGTGAACAATTAAAAACCACTAAAAAAATTGATTTTGTTGACATCAAAATTATCAATAAAAAACCGATTCTTCCTTTAGAGATTGATGGTAAAGTCTATCATTTTCAGTATGATACGGGCGCAAGTATTTTTCCGATGGTTTCTTATAAAAAGAATTTTCAAAACTTAATTGATTCATCCAAAATTATTGAAAACTTTAATATCAGAAATTTTAACAATCCTCTGGTTGTAAAAGCAATAGAAACCAATAAAAATGTGATCATCGGAAAATCGGCATTCAGTACCAAAGAGTTTTGGTTTACAGACGAAGATTACTTTTCCTTTGAACAACAGGGGCTCGACGGAGTAATGGGAAATGTTTTTTTCCTCGATAAAACAATAGTCATTGACTTTAAAAATAAAAAATTCGGAATTATAATTTAA